One genomic window of Salvia miltiorrhiza cultivar Shanhuang (shh) chromosome 4, IMPLAD_Smil_shh, whole genome shotgun sequence includes the following:
- the LOC131019671 gene encoding manganese-dependent ADP-ribose/CDP-alcohol diphosphatase-like, with amino-acid sequence MNYGNVIVSAQGKQPLVSFGVISDVQYADIPDGRSFLGVPRYYRHSLLVLQRAVRSWNEKKVKFVINFGDIIDGFCPKEQSLSATKKVLDEFSNFSGNVYHMIGNHCLYNLPREKLLPLLNIDGHAYYDFSPVPEVRFVVLDGYDVSAIGWPDDHPNRIKAIDILREKNPNVDKNSPEGLVGPPRRFVQFNGAVGEEQMEWLDRILQDAMKLNQKVVICCHLPLEPLATSFAALLWNYEEVMEVIHRYNCVKVCLAGHTHKDGYSMDSHGVHHRVLAAALECPPGTDAFGSIDIFNDSLFVSGTDRMGDQEMLFNC; translated from the coding sequence ATGAATTATGGGAATGTGATTGTTAGTGCACAAGGGAAGCAGCCtcttgtttcttttggggtGATATCAGATGTACAGTATGCTGATATTCCAGATGGCCGCTCGTTTCTTGGTGTTCCGCGCTATTACCGACACAGCCTCCTCGTGCTGCAAAGAGCAGTGCGGAGTTGGAACGAGAAGAAGGTgaaatttgttattaattttgggGACATTATTGATGGCTTCTGCCCAAAAGAGCAATCTTTGAGTGCCACTAAGAAGGTTCTCGATGAATTTAGTAACTTCAGTGGCAATGTATATCACATGATAGGCAATCACTGTCTTTACAATCTCCCTCGCGAAAAGTTGCTTCCTTTGCTGAATATTGATGGACACGCGTATTATGATTTTTCTCCGGTGCCAGAAGTCCGGTTCGTGGTACTTGATGGGTATGATGTCAGTGCCATAGGCTGGCCCGATGATCATCCGAACAGAATAAAAGCCATTGACATTCTTAGAGAGAAGAATCCGAACGTAGATAAGAATAGCCCCGAGGGACTTGTTGGGCCGCCTAGAAGGTTCGTTCAGTTCAATGGAGCAGTCGGGGAAGAACAGATGGAATGGTTGGATCGCATCCTTCAAGATGCAATGAAGTTGAACCAGAAAGTTGTGATATGCTGCCATCTGCCTTTGGAGCCTCTTGCAACGTCTTTTGCTGCGTTGCTGTGGAACTATGAGGAAGTTATGGAAGTGATACACCGTTACAATTGTGTGAAGGTCTGTCTGGCTGGCCATACTCATAAAGATGGATACTCGATGGACTCCCATGGCGTGCACCACCGGGTTCTTGCAGCAGCCTTGGAGTGCCCTCCGGGCACTGATGCTTTTGGCTCCATTGATATATTCAACGACAGCTTGTTCGTCTCTGGTACAGATAGAATGGGGGATCAAGAAATGCTTTTCAATTGTTAG
- the LOC131023256 gene encoding uncharacterized protein LOC131023256, whose protein sequence is MQGGGPVIFQSKKKGIQHRDRLTLDEEKVKSLSVLERSSIRKMAPKIGVSKTTLGRWIQSKHLKPHTNAIKPQLSEANKLSRLKFSLSHLKFDNQARNAITFEDMRNTIHIDEKWFYLTKTSDRYYLLPSEDEPYRSCQSKRFITKVMFMCAVARPQFDSDGVCTFDGKIGIFPFIMKEPAKRNSKNRDKGTLETKPIQSITKDVIKACIINQNVDSSSSFGQIIPAIKAKWPSTSSKNIVIQQDNAKPHISSNDAEFIAAANSDGFRMQLICQPPNSPDTNINDLGFFRAIQSLQDDKPAKNVDDLVKNVESAFEELSAQTLNNVFLTLQGCYAEILKVKGDNNYKIPHINKARLSRLGILPDSIQVEVDLVQECVDYLKQVEQDTGSSYDLTSVWNYFGRD, encoded by the exons ATGCAAGGTGGAGGACCTGTAATTTTTCAGTCAAAGAAAAAAGGTATACAACATCGAGATAGATTAACACTTGATGAGGAGAAGGTAAAGTCGCTGTCAGTTCTTGAAAGATCATCAATTAGGAAGATGGCTCCAAAGATAGGTGTTTCTAAAACAACATTGGGCAGATGGATACAGAGTAAGCATTTAAAGCCACATACGAATGCTATAAAACCACAACTTTCTGAGGCTAACAAACTATCAAGGCTCAAATTCAGTTTGAGCCATTTAAAGTTTGATAACCAAGCGAGAAATGCAATTACATTTGAAGACATGCGCAATACCATTCACattgatgagaaatggttctATTTGACTAAAACCTCTGACAGATACTACCTCTTACCCTCAGAAGATGAACCTTATAGGTCATGCCAATCAAAGAGGTTTATAACAAAAGTAATGTTTATGTGTGCTGTGGCAAGGCCACAGTTTGATAGTGATGGTGTATGCACATTTGATGGAAAAATTGGGATTTTTCCATTCATAATGAAGGAGCCAGCAAAGAGAAATTCGAAGAACAGAGATAAAGGGACGTTGGAGACTAAACCAATTCAGTCTATAACGAAAGATGTCATCAAAGCATGCATCATAAATCAG AATGTAGATTCATCATCTAGTTTTGGGCAGATTATTCCAGCAATCAAAGCCAAGTGGCCAAGCACATCAAGTAAGAACATAGTAATTCAACAAGACAATGCCAAACCACATATCTCAAGCAATGATGCAGAGTTTATAGCTGCAGCAAATTCAGATGGATTCAGAATGCAGTTGATATGTCAACCTCCTAATTCTCCAGATACAAACATAAATGATTTGGGCTTTTTCAGGGCAATACAAAGTCTGCAAGATGATAAACCAGCCAAGAATGTGGATGATCTTGTAAAAAATGTAGAGAGTGCGTTTGAAGAACTATCAGCACAAACACTCAACAATGTGTTTCTCACACTGCAAGGATGTTATGCAGAGATCTTGAAAGTGAAGGGGGACAACAATTACAAGATTCCACACATCAACAAAGCAAGACTTTCAAGGCTAGGTATACTACCTGACAGTATTCAAGTTGAAGTGGATCTCGTGCAGGAGTGTGTTGATTATTTGAAGCAAGTTGAACAAGACACAGGGTCAAGCTATGATCTTACCTCAGTTTGGAATTATTTTGGTCGTGACTAA